From the Lolium rigidum isolate FL_2022 chromosome 2, APGP_CSIRO_Lrig_0.1, whole genome shotgun sequence genome, one window contains:
- the LOC124685900 gene encoding GDSL esterase/lipase At5g03600-like: MKLLPAVLGLILLLVLVLSPNGAEARPAPAGGYPQKKLSSYSFFVFGDDFADNGNHPLTDPVTQMSRQWAYPYGSSYVDADGNPRPNTPSGRFSNYQIQSDFIAKILGLEEAPPVHALTAEKTCDPSGMTFAYAGAGVLDGSSTHKVPTLAKQVDIFRKMVKDGIISEQQLSRSVALVAVSGNDYYGSSSTIGLSNPSDINAYIGRVTKEIAANVEQLQKLGVTKVVVNNLHPVGCTPLQTRTNNYTACDVFGNLGASVHNSNLKQTMEGKKNVHVADLYTAFSNIVDTAPGKGQELSKQFKRKLSPCCESFDSNGYCGQQGDSSEPLYRVCDKSNKFFYWDDMHPTHAGWKAVMKQLEKPLREFVDQD, from the exons ATGAAGCTACTTCCGGCCGTGCTCggtctcatcctcctcctcgtccttgtTCTAAGCCCCAATGGCGCGGAGGCCCGGCCTGCCCCTGCCGGCGGCTATCCTCAGAAGAAGTTGTCGAGCTACAGCTTCTTCGTCTTCGGGGATGACTTCGCCGACAACGGGAACCACCCGCTAACCGACCCCGTCACCCAAATGTCGCGGCAGTGGGCCTACCCCTACGGCTCCTCCTACGTTGACGCCGATGGAAACCCGCGACCAAATACTCCATCCGGCCGCTTCTCCAACTACCAAATCCAATCAGATTTCATTG CAAAGATCTTGGGGCTCGAGGAAGCACCTCCGGTGCATGCTCTGACGGCGGAGAAAACCTGCGACCCTTCTGGCATGACCTTCGCTTATGCTGGTGCTGGCGTGTTGGATGGCTCGTCGACGCACAAAGTCCCCACTCTTGCCAAGCAGGTCGACATTTTCAGGAAGATGGTCAAGGACGGGATCATCTCAGAGCAGCAGCTGAGTCGCTCAGTGGCCCTCGTGGCCGTCTCCGGCAACGACTACTACGGAAGCTCCAGCACCATTGGCCTAAGTAACCCTAGCGAT ATCAATGCTTATATTGGGAGGGTGACAAAGGAGATTGCAGCCAACGTGGAGCAGTTGCAGAAGCTAGGGGTGACAAAGGTTGTCGTCAACAACCTGCACCCTGTCGGATGCACGCCGTTGCAAACACGGACCAACAACTACACCGCGTGTGATGTCTTCGGAAATTTGGGTGCATCTGTCCATAACAGCAACCTCAAACAAACGATGGAGGGCAAGAAAAATGTCCACGTTGCCGACCTCTACACCGCCTTCAGTAATATTGTGGATACCGCCCCGG GTAAAGGCCAGGAGCTATCTAAACAATTCaagcgcaagctttcgccatgctGCGAAAGTTTTGATTCAAATGGTTACTGCGGGCAACAAGGTGATTCCTCGGAGCCTTTGTACAGAGTGTGCGACAAGTCCAATAAATTTTTCTACTGGGATGACATGCACCCGACGCATGCAGGGTGGAAGGCAGTGATGAAGCAATTGGAAAAGCCCTTGAGAGAGTTTGTAGATCAAGACTAG
- the LOC124685901 gene encoding GDSL esterase/lipase At5g03600-like, producing the protein MKLPPAVLGLVVLLILVLSPNGAEARPAPAGGHPQKKLSSYSFFVFGDDFADNGNLALTDPVTQMSRQWAYPYGSSYVDADGNPRPNTPSGRFSNYQIQSDFIATILGLEEAPPAHALTAEKTCDPSGMTFAYAGAGVLDGSSTHKVPTLAKQVETFSKMVKDGTITQQQLSRSIALVAISGNDYHGSSSTIGLSNPNDINAYIGKVTKEIAANVEQLQKLGVTKVVVNNLHPVGCTPLQTRTNNYTACDVFGNLGASVHNSNLKQTMEGKKNVHVADLYTAFSNIVDTAPGKGQELSKQFKRKLSPCCESFDSNGYCGQQGDSSELLYSVCDKSNRFFYWDDMHPTHAGWEAVMKQLEKPLREFVDQD; encoded by the exons ATGAAGCTACCTCCGGCCGTCCTCGgtctcgtcgtcctcctcatccttgTTCTAAGCCCCAATGGCGCGGAGGCCCGGCCTGCCCCTGCCGGCGGTCATCCTCAGAAGAAGTTGTCGAGCTACAGCTTCTTCGTCTTCGGGGATGACTTCGCCGACAACGGCAACCTCGCGCTAACCGACCCCGTCACTCAGATGTCGCGGCAGTGGGCTTACCCCTACGGCTCCTCCTATGTTGACGCCGATGGAAACCCGCGGCCAAACACTCCGTCGGGACGCTTCTCCAACTATCAAATCCAATCAGATTTTATCG CGACGATCTTGGGGCTCGAGGAAGCACCTCCGGCGCATGCTTTGACGGCGGAGAAAACCTGCGACCCGTCCGGCATGACCTTCGCTTATGCTGGCGCTGGCGTGTTGGATGGCTCGTCGACGCACAAGGTCCCCACCCTTGCCAAGCAGGTCGAAACTTTCAGTAAGATGGTCAAGGATGGGACCATTACACAGCAGCAACTCAGTCGTTCCATTGCCCTCGTCGCTATATCCGGCAACGACTACCACGGGAGCTCCAGCACCATTGGCCTAAGTAACCCCAACGAT ATCAATGCTTATATTGGGAAGGTGACGAAGGAGATTGCAGCCAACGTGGAGCAGTTGCAGAAGCTAGGGGTGACAAAGGTTGTCGTCAACAACCTGCACCCCGTCGGATGCACGCCATTGCAAACACGGACCAACAACTACACCGCGTGCGACGTCTTTGGAAATTTGGGTGCATCCGTCCATAACAGTAACCTCAAACAAACGATGGAGGGCAAGAAAAATGTCCATGTTGCCGACCTCTACACCGCCTTCAGTAATATTGTGGATACCGCCCCAG GTAAAGGCCAAGAGCTATCTAAACAATTCAAGCGAAAGCTTTCGCCGTGCTGCGAAAGTTTTGATTCGAACGGTTACTGTGGACAACAAGGGGATTCCTCGGAGCTTCTCTACAGCGTGTGCGATAAGTCCAACAGATTTTTCTACTGGGATGACATGCACCCGACGCATGCAGGGTGGGAGGCGGTGATGAAGCAATTGGAAAAGCCCTTGAGAGAGTTTGTAGATCAAGACTAG